One Cryptomeria japonica chromosome 9, Sugi_1.0, whole genome shotgun sequence genomic window carries:
- the LOC131061891 gene encoding pathogen-associated molecular patterns-induced protein A70 translates to MSGTGGGFGGPIQVWDTVQSWFTPTVLFVLLNIVIGTIAVSSRMLGNSNNNENPNGLRRAPSLLARFSSMTFNKMVNDQAEVHTWIEPQEAVVEDNVVVREEEKPVIEQKKRPSRAAQGRGRGGASSGLSQRTGNVKNGLARSKSDAAPLIDLHPPPPPLPGTIRKSETFELNSSQAKAVVAGKPPISTLATDFQEVSGTDGASTDGVDAKADDFINKFKQQLKLQRLESLMRYKDTLNKKM, encoded by the coding sequence ATGTCGGGGACTGGAGGAGGGTTTGGTGGTCCGATACAGGTGTGGGATACAGTGCAGAGCTGGTTTACCCCAACTGTGCTGTTCGTGCTGCTCAACATTGTGATCGGCACCATTGCAGTCAGTTCTCGTATGCTTGGGAACAGTAACAACAATGAGAATCCCAATGGCCTCAGAAGGGCTCCTTCACTGCTCGCTAGGTTTTCCTCCATGACTTTCAATAAGATGGTAAATGATCAGGCTGAGGTTCATACATGGATCGAGCCGCAGGAAGCAGTTGTAGAGGACAATGTGGTGGTCAGAGAAGAGGAAAAGCCAGTGATTGAGCAGAAGAAAAGGCCGAGCAGGGCAGCTCAGGGCAGGGGCAGGGGAGGAGCTTCTTCTGGGTTGTCGCAGAGAACAGGGAATGTGAAGAATGGGCTCGCACGGAGCAAATCGGATGCGGCGCCTCTCATAGATCTGCACCCGCCTCCCCCTCCTTTGCCTGGGACGATTAGGAAATCTGAGACTTTCGAGCTCAACAGTAGCCAGGCAAAGGCTGTGGTTGCAGGGAAACCTCCGATTTCTACACTTGCTACGGATTTTCAGGAAGTGTCGGGCACTGATGGGGCGTCTACTGATGGAGTAGATGCAAAGGCGGATGATTTCATTAACAAGTTCAAGCAGCAGCTCAAGTTGCAGCGCCTTGAGTCCCTCATGCGTTACAAGGATACTCTGAACAAAAAGATGTAG